The following coding sequences are from one Verrucomicrobiota bacterium window:
- the trxA gene encoding thioredoxin, protein MANPNLVTLTKENFAQEVLQSYTPVLVDFWAEWCGPCKMVAPILDELADEYQGRVKIGKVNIDEHQSLATEYGIRAIPTLLLFQGGQVAEQIVGLRSKRDLKASFDKVAV, encoded by the coding sequence ATGGCCAATCCCAACCTAGTTACTTTGACAAAAGAGAACTTCGCTCAAGAAGTCCTTCAATCCTACACGCCGGTGCTCGTCGATTTTTGGGCCGAATGGTGCGGCCCCTGCAAGATGGTGGCCCCGATCCTTGATGAACTCGCCGACGAATATCAGGGCCGTGTCAAAATCGGCAAGGTCAACATCGACGAGCATCAATCGCTCGCCACGGAATACGGCATTCGCGCCATTCCCACCCTCCTGCTTTTTCAGGGAGGTCAGGTGGCTGAACAAATCGTCGGCCTGCGCAGCAAACGCGATCTCAAAGCCAGTTTCGACAAGGTCGCGGTTTGA
- a CDS encoding type II secretion system F family protein: MPLIITPGQLTQRAELYHQLGQLTAVGVTLPQALEHLRRNPPARSLREPLQRLINQLAQGHTFTEALSRSGKWMSSFDLALLQAGEHSGRLDAVFKLLANFYNDRARLTRQVIADLAYPAFLLHAAIFIFPFVQFFVSGDWLSYLRQTLGVLLPIYGAAFFLVFASQGRRGETWRAGMETVCNRIPILGKARRELALARLAAALEALISAGVTIIEAWELAAAASGSPALRRAVLGWKPRVLAGQTPAEEVSASPQFPELFANHYHTGEISGQLDETLRRLQTYYQEEGTRKLHALAQWSPRIVYLAVALMIAYRVIKFYTGYFQQVQNLGGF; this comes from the coding sequence ATGCCGCTCATCATCACGCCCGGCCAGCTTACCCAACGCGCGGAGTTATATCATCAGCTCGGCCAGTTGACGGCGGTCGGTGTCACTTTGCCACAGGCGTTGGAACATCTGCGTCGCAACCCGCCCGCCCGTTCGTTGCGCGAACCGCTGCAACGGCTTATCAATCAACTGGCGCAAGGCCACACGTTCACCGAGGCCTTGAGCCGTTCCGGAAAGTGGATGTCCTCCTTCGACCTCGCCCTGCTGCAGGCCGGTGAACACAGCGGCCGCCTCGATGCGGTCTTCAAGTTACTCGCCAACTTTTACAATGATCGCGCCCGCCTGACGCGGCAGGTCATCGCCGACCTGGCTTATCCGGCGTTTCTGCTGCACGCGGCAATTTTCATTTTTCCTTTCGTCCAATTTTTCGTTTCGGGCGATTGGCTGAGTTACCTGCGGCAAACCTTGGGGGTGCTGTTGCCAATTTATGGCGCAGCCTTTTTTCTAGTTTTCGCTTCGCAAGGGCGGCGCGGCGAGACGTGGCGCGCCGGAATGGAAACTGTTTGCAATCGGATTCCGATTCTGGGCAAGGCGCGACGCGAATTGGCCCTGGCCCGGTTGGCCGCGGCGCTGGAGGCGCTCATCAGCGCGGGGGTGACGATCATCGAAGCGTGGGAACTTGCGGCGGCGGCCAGCGGTTCACCCGCGTTGCGACGCGCGGTGCTGGGCTGGAAACCGCGCGTGCTGGCTGGCCAAACGCCCGCGGAGGAAGTCAGCGCCAGCCCGCAATTTCCCGAACTGTTCGCCAACCACTATCACACCGGCGAAATCAGCGGGCAACTCGACGAAACTTTGCGCCGCTTGCAGACCTATTATCAGGAGGAAGGCACCCGCAAACTGCACGCGCTGGCGCAATGGAGTCCCCGGATCGTTTATCTGGCCGTGGCGCTGATGATTGCGTATCGCGTCATCAAGTTTTACACTGGATACTTCCAACAGGTCCAGAATCTCGGTGGATTTTAA
- a CDS encoding type II secretion system protein yields the protein MDSRRGRGFTLIELLVVIAIIAILASLLLPVLAKAKDRALRIQCIRNHKQLSLTWTLYQGDHSDRLPSNVRGAPPTGSGLNWVESTVHGPTPGFIDPNALIDTKRAGFAAYLKNLGVYKCPAENTVYTVGGRRVPKLRSYSMNDYLNGGAQQYAPIPPITFYKRNSEFRRAAELFVFMDVEPLSICYTPFEIPTANTQSYFTAPAALHGRRDGILSFADGHSEAHRWKKPVLRASTPGLVSDPHPVPSNPHDVSYIRTRSHHLAIP from the coding sequence ATGGACTCAAGAAGGGGGCGCGGATTCACGCTGATTGAACTGCTGGTCGTCATCGCAATCATCGCCATTCTTGCCTCGCTGCTGTTGCCTGTTCTGGCGAAAGCAAAAGACCGGGCATTGCGAATCCAATGCATCAGGAATCACAAACAGTTGAGTCTCACCTGGACCTTGTACCAGGGTGACCACAGCGACCGCCTTCCATCGAACGTGCGCGGAGCACCGCCGACGGGTAGCGGCCTGAATTGGGTCGAGAGCACGGTGCATGGACCCACTCCGGGTTTCATTGATCCCAACGCGCTGATTGACACCAAGCGGGCCGGGTTTGCGGCTTACTTGAAGAACCTGGGGGTTTACAAGTGTCCCGCGGAAAACACGGTCTATACGGTGGGGGGCCGGCGCGTTCCTAAATTGCGCAGCTATTCGATGAATGATTATCTGAACGGTGGCGCGCAACAATATGCCCCCATCCCGCCGATAACGTTTTACAAACGCAATTCTGAATTTCGCCGCGCGGCCGAGCTGTTTGTGTTTATGGATGTGGAACCGCTCAGCATTTGCTACACCCCGTTTGAAATCCCCACGGCCAATACGCAAAGCTATTTCACCGCTCCAGCCGCGCTGCATGGCCGGAGGGACGGAATTCTTTCCTTTGCGGATGGCCATTCCGAGGCGCATCGATGGAAGAAACCGGTGCTGCGAGCCTCAACGCCGGGGCTGGTGTCCGATCCCCATCCGGTGCCGAGCAACCCCCACGATGTCAGTTATATCCGAACTCGATCACATCATCTGGCGATTCCGTAG
- a CDS encoding DEAD/DEAH box helicase: MPFTKFGLSPAVLDGVKAMGYIEPTPIQLRAIPLIMAGQDVIGSAQTGTGKTAAFALPILTQLGQSSQATRVLILEPTRELAAQVETAFRDFARFTNLRVAVLYGGVGYGKQMDALRNGVDVIVATPGRLLDHLGRGTCKLDQVKFLVLDEADRMLDMGFLPDVRRIVERCPRQRHTSLFSATIPPQIETLIKWAMKSPQTIEIGARRTPAETVKHVIYPVAEDQKSDLLRALLNQVNYNSVLIFCRTKHRADRVVGLLKKNNHAVAVLHSNRTQREREQALRGFRDGRYEVLVATDIAARGLDIADVSHVINYDVPQHPEDYIHRIGRTGRAEATGDAFTLMVAEDSPHVAAIERFISQKIPRVKLDGFNYKYTALFEEGKPGQPQGYERKVKAVRLSGGYYFGPAKRRRR; this comes from the coding sequence ATGCCCTTTACCAAATTCGGTCTTTCCCCTGCCGTCCTGGACGGTGTCAAAGCGATGGGTTACATCGAGCCGACGCCCATCCAACTCCGTGCCATTCCGCTCATCATGGCGGGACAGGATGTCATCGGCAGCGCCCAAACTGGCACCGGCAAAACCGCCGCCTTCGCCTTGCCCATCCTGACGCAGCTAGGCCAATCCAGCCAGGCGACGCGCGTTTTGATTCTGGAGCCGACGCGCGAACTCGCCGCGCAAGTGGAAACGGCGTTTCGCGATTTTGCGCGATTCACCAATCTGCGTGTGGCGGTGCTCTACGGTGGCGTCGGTTATGGCAAACAAATGGACGCCTTGCGCAACGGCGTCGATGTCATTGTCGCCACGCCGGGTCGCCTGCTGGATCATCTGGGTCGCGGCACCTGTAAACTGGACCAGGTGAAATTCCTCGTGCTCGATGAAGCCGACCGGATGCTCGACATGGGTTTTCTGCCTGACGTGCGGCGCATCGTGGAACGCTGCCCTCGCCAGCGGCACACTTCTCTCTTTTCCGCCACCATTCCGCCGCAGATTGAAACGCTCATCAAATGGGCGATGAAAAGTCCGCAGACCATCGAAATCGGCGCGCGCCGCACGCCGGCGGAAACCGTCAAACACGTCATCTATCCTGTGGCTGAAGATCAAAAGAGCGATCTGCTCCGCGCCCTGCTGAACCAGGTGAACTACAACTCGGTGCTCATTTTCTGCCGCACCAAACACCGGGCCGATCGCGTGGTCGGTTTGCTCAAGAAGAACAACCACGCCGTCGCTGTGCTCCATTCCAACCGCACTCAACGCGAGCGCGAACAGGCGTTGCGGGGATTTCGTGATGGCCGCTACGAGGTGTTGGTCGCCACCGACATTGCCGCGCGTGGACTGGACATCGCAGACGTCAGCCACGTCATCAACTACGACGTGCCGCAGCATCCGGAGGATTACATTCATCGCATTGGCCGCACGGGCCGCGCCGAAGCCACGGGCGACGCCTTTACGTTGATGGTGGCGGAGGACTCGCCGCATGTCGCCGCCATCGAGCGGTTCATCAGCCAGAAAATTCCGCGGGTGAAGCTGGACGGCTTTAACTACAAATACACCGCGCTGTTTGAAGAAGGCAAACCCGGCCAACCGCAAGGTTACGAGCGCAAAGTCAAGGCGGTGCGGCTGAGCGGCGGATATTATTTTGGGCCGGCAAAAAGACGAAGGCGGTAA